Proteins from one Stenotrophomonas aracearum genomic window:
- a CDS encoding OmpA family protein, protein MIRSAPRNVALALMTAAALSACATGGSYVQSDQYGNPTEQQSRTGRNALIGTAIGVAAGLLTGDSATERRQHAMVGAGIGALAGAGVGAYQNKQERQLRERTANTGIDVQRQGDNIVLNLPDGVTFDFGKSALKPQFYPALNGVAATLNEYNQTMIEVVGHTDSIGSDAVNNKLSKERADSVAAYLSGQGVQSVRMETLGAGKAYPIADNSTDAGRAKNRRVEIRVIPLTQ, encoded by the coding sequence ATGATCCGATCCGCACCCCGCAACGTGGCCCTGGCCCTGATGACCGCTGCCGCCCTGTCGGCTTGCGCCACCGGTGGCTCCTACGTGCAGAGCGACCAGTACGGCAACCCGACCGAGCAGCAGAGCCGCACCGGCCGCAATGCGCTGATCGGTACCGCCATCGGCGTGGCCGCCGGCCTGCTGACCGGCGACAGCGCCACCGAACGTCGCCAGCACGCCATGGTGGGCGCGGGCATCGGCGCACTGGCCGGTGCCGGCGTGGGCGCTTACCAGAACAAGCAGGAGCGTCAGCTGCGCGAGCGTACCGCCAACACCGGCATCGACGTGCAGCGCCAGGGCGACAACATCGTGCTGAACCTGCCGGACGGCGTGACCTTCGACTTCGGCAAGTCCGCCCTGAAGCCGCAGTTCTACCCGGCCCTCAATGGCGTGGCCGCCACGCTCAACGAGTACAACCAGACCATGATCGAAGTGGTTGGGCACACCGACAGCATCGGCAGTGACGCGGTCAACAACAAGCTGTCCAAGGAGCGTGCCGATTCGGTCGCCGCCTACCTGAGCGGGCAGGGCGTGCAGAGCGTGCGCATGGAAACCCTGGGTGCCGGCAAGGCCTACCCGATTGCTGACAACAGCACCGATGCCGGCCGCGCCAAGAATCGTCGCGTCGAAATTCGGGTGATCCCGCTGACGCAGTAA
- a CDS encoding cryptochrome/photolyase family protein: protein MSVALVWFRRDLRLQDNPALQAALEAGHTPVPVYIHAPQEEGDWAPGAASNIWLHRSLAALDADLRERGSSLVLRQGDSEAELQALIAETGAVAVYWNRKYEPATQPRDARIKRELREQGIEADSHNGSLMFEPWDIATLQGGPYKVFTPFWRNALTRMNLPAPLPVPERLPSHKATGVSLDALQLTPTLDWDRQFWDHWQPGEAGADEALTVFVDGALNGYRQQRDLPDRVGTSLLSPHLHFGEISPWQIVRRLEKERSASRDADIDGYIRELGWREFSYHLMHHFPQTPEQNLNPRFATFKWAAPNATQLQAWQQGRTGVPIVDAGLRELWATGYMHNRVRMIVASFLCKHMRQHWLHGARWFWDTLVDADLANNTMGWQWVAGTGADAAPYFRIFNPVTQSQKFDPHARYITRWVPELAPLPVKARFAPWQSAALLAELAPSYPAVPLVDLAAGREAALAAYRHTG from the coding sequence GTGTCGGTAGCTCTGGTCTGGTTTCGTCGCGATCTGCGCCTTCAGGACAATCCGGCGCTGCAGGCCGCGCTTGAGGCCGGACACACGCCCGTACCGGTGTACATCCATGCACCGCAGGAAGAGGGCGACTGGGCACCCGGCGCAGCCTCCAACATTTGGTTGCACCGCTCGCTGGCGGCGCTGGATGCCGACCTGCGCGAACGCGGCTCGTCGCTGGTGCTGCGCCAGGGCGACAGCGAAGCCGAGCTGCAGGCGCTGATTGCCGAGACCGGCGCGGTGGCGGTGTACTGGAACCGCAAATACGAGCCGGCCACCCAGCCACGCGATGCGCGGATCAAGCGCGAGCTGCGCGAGCAGGGCATCGAAGCAGACAGCCATAACGGCAGCCTGATGTTCGAACCCTGGGACATCGCCACCCTGCAAGGCGGCCCCTACAAGGTGTTCACCCCGTTCTGGCGCAACGCGCTGACCCGCATGAACCTGCCCGCACCGCTGCCGGTGCCGGAGCGCCTGCCGTCGCACAAGGCCACGGGCGTCAGTCTCGACGCGTTGCAGCTGACCCCCACGCTCGACTGGGACCGGCAGTTCTGGGACCACTGGCAGCCCGGCGAAGCGGGCGCCGACGAGGCGCTGACGGTGTTCGTCGACGGCGCGCTGAACGGCTATCGCCAACAGCGCGACCTGCCTGATCGGGTAGGGACGTCGCTGCTGTCCCCGCACCTGCACTTCGGCGAAATCTCGCCGTGGCAGATCGTGCGCCGGCTGGAGAAAGAGCGCAGCGCCAGCCGTGACGCCGACATCGACGGCTACATCCGCGAACTGGGCTGGCGCGAGTTCTCGTACCACCTGATGCACCACTTCCCGCAGACACCGGAACAGAACCTCAATCCGCGTTTCGCCACCTTCAAATGGGCTGCTCCCAACGCGACGCAGCTGCAGGCCTGGCAGCAGGGCCGCACCGGCGTGCCGATCGTCGACGCCGGCCTGCGCGAATTGTGGGCCACCGGCTACATGCACAACCGCGTGCGCATGATCGTCGCCAGTTTCCTGTGCAAGCACATGCGCCAGCACTGGCTGCACGGCGCGCGCTGGTTCTGGGACACGCTGGTGGATGCCGACCTCGCCAACAACACCATGGGCTGGCAGTGGGTGGCCGGAACCGGGGCAGATGCGGCACCGTACTTCCGCATTTTCAACCCGGTCACGCAGTCGCAGAAGTTCGATCCGCACGCGCGCTACATCACGCGCTGGGTGCCGGAACTGGCGCCGTTGCCGGTCAAGGCGCGCTTCGCGCCGTGGCAGTCGGCGGCCCTGCTGGCCGAGCTGGCGCCGTCCTATCCCGCCGTACCGCTGGTGGACCTGGCCGCCGGACGGGAGGCGGCCTTGGCCGCGTATCGCCACACGGGCTAG
- a CDS encoding catalase family protein, which produces MTPTLPAVPYSPAVEHRDADEDATIAEMVKVFTDMAHTVAAHEGHAHRAVHAKGHALLRGRFRVLDGLSPELAQGLFAAPGEFDALVRLSSPPAEQLPDTVSTPRAMAVKILDVPGARVEGGDELHSQDFLMVNGPAFNTPGIGGFLRSAKLLAATTERMPRTKQVISATLRGTEAALEAVGGQSASLKALGGEPQHHPLGETFFTQVPFRYGDYIAKFSWVPVSPALVALTGTKLESEPDTQRDAISAFFAAPGAVAEWELRVQLCRDLEKMPIEDASVVWPEDLSPYLPVGRLVVEAQSSWSTDAEATEDALAFAPWHALAAHQPLGNLNRARRVVMAASREFRSRFNRCPIHEPTSTAGTSDTLR; this is translated from the coding sequence ATGACCCCTACCCTGCCTGCTGTTCCCTATTCCCCGGCCGTCGAGCACCGCGATGCGGATGAGGACGCCACCATTGCCGAGATGGTGAAAGTGTTCACGGATATGGCCCACACCGTGGCGGCGCATGAAGGGCACGCGCATCGCGCCGTGCATGCCAAAGGGCACGCGCTCCTGCGTGGACGCTTCCGGGTACTGGATGGGCTGTCGCCCGAACTTGCGCAGGGCTTGTTCGCCGCGCCCGGCGAATTCGACGCGCTGGTGCGATTGTCGTCGCCGCCGGCCGAACAGCTGCCGGATACCGTATCCACCCCGCGTGCAATGGCGGTCAAGATCCTGGACGTGCCCGGCGCCCGCGTTGAAGGCGGCGACGAGCTGCACAGCCAGGATTTCCTGATGGTCAATGGACCGGCATTCAACACGCCGGGCATCGGCGGCTTCCTTCGCTCGGCCAAGCTGCTGGCCGCCACCACCGAGCGCATGCCCCGGACCAAACAGGTGATCTCGGCAACGCTGCGCGGTACCGAGGCAGCGCTGGAAGCCGTTGGTGGACAGAGCGCGTCGTTGAAGGCGCTGGGCGGCGAGCCACAGCACCATCCGCTGGGGGAAACGTTCTTCACCCAGGTTCCGTTCCGCTATGGCGACTACATCGCGAAGTTCTCGTGGGTGCCGGTTTCGCCGGCGCTGGTGGCACTCACGGGGACGAAACTGGAATCGGAGCCAGACACGCAGCGCGATGCGATTTCCGCGTTCTTTGCAGCACCCGGCGCCGTTGCCGAATGGGAACTGCGCGTGCAGCTGTGCCGCGATCTGGAGAAGATGCCGATCGAAGATGCATCGGTAGTCTGGCCGGAAGACCTCAGCCCGTACCTGCCCGTGGGTCGGCTCGTGGTGGAAGCGCAGTCGTCCTGGAGCACCGATGCCGAAGCGACTGAAGATGCCCTCGCCTTTGCGCCATGGCACGCGTTGGCGGCGCACCAGCCATTGGGCAACCTCAACCGCGCGCGACGCGTGGTGATGGCGGCCTCGCGGGAATTCCGCTCGAGGTTCAACCGCTGCCCGATCCACGAGCCGACCAGCACCGCCGGGACGTCCGATACCCTGCGGTAG